In uncultured Cohaesibacter sp., a genomic segment contains:
- a CDS encoding acetate/propionate family kinase → MTDIKKGALLVLNSGSSSVKFTVFQVGDADKKIALFFGGQLDGIGSSAHLKVKTAAKELLADESWEHLDQGTVPAILPHLLEWIESKLPEDLPLIGAGHRVVHGGESFDKPMLINDEIIEKLSSLAPLAPLHQPQNVAAIKALASSRADLPQVACFDTAFHRTIPAINGTFAIPKEYTDAGVTRYGFHGLSYEYIAYNLRQNKPDLAKGKVVVAHLGSGASLAALQDGVSVDTSMGFSALDGIPMGTRPGSMDPGVLIYLMREYNMGVDDLEKMLYYKCGLLGISDISNDMREIEENEAPGAVLALDIFCQRAAKQIASLAVSLGGIDALVFTAGIGENGPIIRDKVCADLAFMGIKLDAKKNDTRGTELISAEDSVPVMVIPTDEEFMIAQHAVNILSA, encoded by the coding sequence ATGACGGATATTAAAAAAGGCGCCTTGCTGGTCCTCAATAGCGGATCCTCAAGCGTGAAATTCACTGTCTTCCAGGTTGGTGATGCAGACAAGAAAATTGCTCTCTTCTTTGGCGGTCAGCTCGATGGCATCGGCTCTTCTGCGCATCTGAAGGTGAAAACCGCTGCCAAGGAATTGCTGGCCGATGAATCCTGGGAACATCTGGATCAGGGCACTGTGCCTGCCATTCTGCCGCATCTGCTCGAATGGATCGAAAGCAAGCTGCCAGAAGACCTGCCGCTGATCGGCGCTGGCCATCGCGTTGTCCATGGTGGCGAAAGCTTTGACAAACCAATGCTCATCAATGATGAAATCATTGAGAAGCTCTCCAGCCTGGCACCTCTTGCACCGCTGCATCAACCGCAGAATGTGGCTGCCATCAAGGCTCTGGCTTCCAGCCGCGCCGACCTGCCGCAGGTCGCCTGTTTCGACACCGCCTTCCACCGCACCATTCCGGCCATCAATGGCACCTTCGCAATTCCGAAGGAATATACCGATGCCGGCGTGACCCGCTATGGCTTCCATGGCCTGTCCTACGAATATATCGCCTACAATCTGCGCCAGAACAAACCTGACCTTGCCAAGGGCAAGGTTGTTGTTGCCCATCTGGGCAGCGGCGCCAGCCTTGCTGCGCTGCAGGATGGTGTCAGCGTTGATACCTCCATGGGCTTCTCCGCTCTTGACGGCATTCCGATGGGTACCCGTCCGGGCAGCATGGATCCGGGCGTGCTGATCTATCTGATGCGCGAATATAATATGGGCGTCGATGATCTGGAAAAGATGCTCTACTACAAATGTGGCCTGCTGGGCATTTCCGATATCTCCAACGACATGCGTGAGATCGAAGAGAATGAAGCGCCGGGCGCTGTTCTGGCTCTGGATATCTTCTGCCAGCGTGCAGCCAAACAGATTGCCTCTCTGGCGGTTTCCCTTGGCGGTATCGACGCTCTGGTCTTCACGGCCGGTATCGGTGAAAATGGCCCGATCATTCGCGACAAGGTCTGCGCCGACCTCGCATTCATGGGCATCAAGCTTGATGCCAAGAAGAATGACACCCGTGGCACCGAACTGATTTCGGCTGAGGATTCCGTTCCCGTGATGGTCATTCCGACCGACGAGGAATTCATGATCGCCCAGCATGCGGTCAACATTCTGTCTGCATAA
- a CDS encoding BA14K family protein, whose translation MKRTIIASAIAFCMGFTGLPLTNNIASTGLVGVSGAQAQPAPNDPRWHKRPPAPNRRPPVHHKKSSNNAGAAVAGAIIGLAAGAIAADVARKNAQRNSAPNWCNVRACSSRYRSFRASDCTYQPYNGPRRYCRM comes from the coding sequence ATGAAAAGAACAATCATTGCTTCGGCAATCGCCTTTTGCATGGGCTTTACCGGCTTGCCGCTGACGAACAATATAGCATCTACGGGGCTGGTAGGCGTTTCCGGCGCTCAGGCTCAGCCTGCGCCGAACGATCCGCGCTGGCACAAAAGACCGCCTGCTCCCAACCGCCGCCCTCCAGTGCATCACAAGAAAAGCAGCAACAATGCCGGGGCTGCCGTCGCCGGTGCCATTATCGGGCTGGCCGCTGGAGCCATTGCTGCTGATGTGGCACGCAAGAATGCCCAGCGCAACAGTGCCCCGAACTGGTGTAATGTTCGGGCTTGCTCAAGCCGCTACAGAAGCTTCCGGGCATCTGACTGTACCTATCAGCCTTATAATGGCCCGCGCAGATATTGCCGCATGTAG
- a CDS encoding phosphoglycerate dehydrogenase has product MTKQKILVLTEQFTNECPLFDPLREAGYEVIVNETGRLPDEVTLKQMLESGVVATIAGGEPYTPDVLASAADLKMIARWGVGYDRVNVPAATAHGIPLAMAFGQNHESVAEYAHAMALSLACGIGRRDAMVHDGRWTFDGFHPGLWERTAGLIGLGRIGGAMARRLKGQSMRVLVYDPYVTEEQAEAAGVEKCDLDTLLAESDLISVHAPSTPETRHTLNADTFARMKDGVIVINTSRGPLIDEAALVAALKSGKVYGAGLDVFETEPLPADSPLRSCDNVILSPHVSGMDRMAEKRVTLRCVNNILAWLQGDPKELLPYVVNPETLNI; this is encoded by the coding sequence ATGACAAAGCAGAAAATTCTCGTTCTGACAGAACAATTCACAAATGAATGCCCTCTGTTCGATCCCCTGCGCGAGGCGGGCTATGAGGTGATTGTCAACGAAACCGGGCGTCTTCCCGACGAGGTCACTCTCAAGCAGATGCTTGAAAGTGGCGTGGTAGCCACCATTGCCGGTGGCGAACCCTACACCCCCGATGTTCTCGCATCCGCCGCCGATCTGAAAATGATCGCACGTTGGGGGGTGGGGTATGACAGGGTCAATGTCCCCGCAGCGACCGCGCACGGCATTCCTCTTGCCATGGCCTTTGGCCAGAATCACGAAAGCGTGGCCGAATATGCCCATGCCATGGCCCTGTCTCTTGCCTGCGGTATCGGTCGCCGCGATGCCATGGTGCATGATGGCCGCTGGACGTTCGACGGTTTCCATCCCGGTCTTTGGGAACGCACCGCCGGCCTCATTGGCCTTGGGCGCATTGGTGGCGCCATGGCGCGCCGTCTCAAGGGCCAGTCCATGCGTGTTCTGGTTTATGATCCCTATGTCACCGAAGAACAGGCCGAAGCGGCTGGCGTCGAAAAATGCGATCTCGATACCCTTCTGGCGGAAAGCGATCTCATCTCGGTCCATGCGCCCTCGACGCCTGAAACCCGCCATACGCTCAATGCCGACACTTTCGCAAGGATGAAGGATGGCGTGATTGTCATCAATACGTCCCGTGGACCGCTGATTGATGAGGCTGCGCTGGTCGCTGCTCTCAAGTCCGGCAAGGTCTATGGAGCCGGTCTGGATGTGTTCGAAACCGAACCGCTGCCCGCCGACAGCCCATTGCGCAGCTGTGACAATGTCATTCTCAGCCCCCATGTCTCCGGCATGGACAGGATGGCCGAGAAACGCGTCACCCTTCGCTGCGTCAACAATATTCTGGCCTGGCTGCAAGGGGATCCCAAGGAACTGCTCCCCTATGTCGTCAATCCCGAAACACTCAATATCTGA
- a CDS encoding nucleotide sugar dehydrogenase, producing MKKITVVGLGYVGLAMALLLSRRHAVRILDIDPQKIAAISARQAPIQDEEASRILASEELNLFATLDPEAALPGSDVVIIATPTNYDPQQNYFDTSSVDSSIASARALCPDAIIVIKSTIPVGYTERMREEFLTDQILFSPEFLREGQAIHDNLYPSRIIVGDTGEKGQKIADMLKSAAAIEECPVLLTESTEAEAIKLFANTYLAMRVSFFNELDSFAMLKGLSSEQIVKGVCLDPRIRDGYNNPSFGYGGYCLPKDTKQMLANYADIPQSLINAIVDANGTRKDVIADAIIAKKPKKVGIYRLVMKAGSDNFRSSSIQGVMKRIKAKGIEVIVYEPALKEESFFGSHVERDLDRFKKDVDLIVSNRWTDQIRDVADKVFTRDLFMND from the coding sequence ATGAAAAAGATTACTGTCGTCGGCCTCGGATATGTCGGATTGGCCATGGCTCTGCTGCTGTCGCGGCGTCACGCCGTGCGCATACTGGATATCGATCCGCAAAAGATCGCTGCCATCAGCGCAAGACAGGCACCTATTCAGGATGAGGAGGCTTCCAGAATTCTGGCCAGCGAAGAACTCAATCTGTTCGCAACGCTTGATCCGGAAGCTGCTCTGCCCGGTTCCGATGTTGTCATCATTGCTACGCCGACCAACTATGATCCGCAGCAGAATTATTTCGACACCAGTTCCGTTGACAGCTCGATCGCCAGTGCGCGCGCGCTTTGTCCAGATGCCATCATTGTTATCAAGTCTACCATTCCTGTCGGCTATACCGAGCGCATGCGCGAAGAGTTTCTCACCGACCAGATCCTCTTTTCACCCGAATTTCTGCGCGAAGGCCAGGCCATTCATGACAATCTCTATCCCTCGCGCATCATCGTCGGGGATACGGGCGAGAAGGGGCAGAAAATTGCCGACATGCTCAAATCGGCCGCCGCGATAGAAGAGTGTCCGGTGCTGCTCACCGAATCTACCGAGGCTGAAGCCATCAAGCTGTTTGCCAACACCTATCTGGCCATGCGGGTTTCCTTCTTCAACGAACTGGATTCCTTTGCCATGCTCAAGGGGCTGAGTTCGGAGCAGATCGTCAAGGGCGTCTGCCTCGATCCGCGCATCAGGGATGGCTACAACAATCCCTCCTTCGGCTATGGCGGTTATTGCCTGCCCAAAGACACCAAGCAGATGCTGGCCAATTATGCCGATATTCCGCAAAGCCTGATCAATGCCATCGTCGATGCCAATGGCACCCGCAAGGATGTGATCGCCGACGCCATCATAGCCAAGAAGCCAAAGAAGGTCGGCATCTACAGGCTGGTCATGAAGGCGGGGTCGGACAATTTCCGCAGCTCATCCATTCAGGGCGTGATGAAGCGCATCAAGGCCAAGGGCATCGAAGTCATTGTCTATGAGCCGGCGCTCAAGGAAGAAAGCTTCTTCGGCTCCCATGTCGAACGGGATCTGGATCGCTTCAAAAAGGATGTTGATCTGATTGTTTCCAACCGCTGGACAGACCAGATCAGGGATGTTGCCGACAAGGTTTTCACTCGCGATCTTTTCATGAATGACTAG
- a CDS encoding dihydrodipicolinate synthase family protein, translating to MKKEISGIIPVVLTPFTDDNKIDWAGYERLIEWYLANGATALFAVCQSSEMLFLSVEERVALARFTVEKVAGRVPVMASGHISDSLEDQKTELGGMVETGVDAIVLVTNRLDPEQKGAEAFRANLDALLDFLPADMPLGLYECPAPYRRLMSDDEISYCANSGRFVIVKDVSCDLETVKRRVELVKGTPMKICNANAAIATPAMQAGSAGFCGVFTNIHPDLYRWVLDHGDEHPELCEELSVFLVLSAQVEPMGYPKMAKLYHQRMGTFASIHSRTVPFDIEEKFWALGAVIDRIEQGTELYRKKIRALGE from the coding sequence ATGAAAAAAGAAATCTCCGGCATCATTCCCGTCGTGTTAACGCCGTTCACCGACGATAACAAAATCGATTGGGCAGGATATGAGCGCCTCATCGAATGGTATCTGGCAAATGGCGCAACGGCTTTGTTCGCGGTCTGCCAGTCTTCCGAAATGCTGTTCCTCAGCGTCGAGGAACGCGTTGCGCTCGCCCGCTTCACGGTCGAGAAGGTTGCCGGTCGTGTCCCGGTCATGGCATCGGGCCATATTTCCGACAGTCTGGAAGATCAGAAGACCGAACTGGGTGGGATGGTTGAAACGGGTGTCGATGCCATCGTGCTTGTGACCAACCGGCTCGACCCGGAGCAGAAGGGTGCAGAAGCCTTCCGCGCCAATCTCGATGCGCTGCTGGACTTCCTGCCCGCCGACATGCCGCTGGGGCTTTATGAATGTCCCGCCCCTTATCGTCGCCTGATGAGTGATGACGAAATATCCTATTGTGCCAACTCGGGCCGCTTTGTTATCGTCAAGGATGTGTCCTGTGATCTGGAAACCGTCAAGCGACGCGTGGAGCTGGTCAAGGGCACGCCGATGAAAATCTGCAACGCCAATGCCGCCATTGCCACTCCGGCAATGCAGGCCGGATCCGCAGGCTTCTGTGGTGTCTTCACCAATATCCACCCGGATCTCTATCGCTGGGTACTTGATCATGGTGACGAGCATCCCGAGCTGTGCGAAGAGCTCTCTGTCTTCCTCGTGCTGTCTGCACAGGTGGAGCCGATGGGATATCCGAAAATGGCCAAGCTCTATCATCAGCGCATGGGAACCTTTGCCAGCATCCACAGCCGCACGGTTCCTTTTGACATAGAGGAAAAATTCTGGGCTCTCGGCGCCGTGATCGACCGTATCGAACAGGGCACGGAGCTATACCGGAAGAAAATCCGCGCTTTGGGAGAATAG
- a CDS encoding bifunctional enoyl-CoA hydratase/phosphate acetyltransferase, whose protein sequence is MTVPPSALQKPITKLISLTYDELLVGQCASVNRILTQTDVDLFAAVSGNMDPLHSPSGLQQAGNSRSVGHDMWAGALFSGLLGSRLPGPGTTYRAQHLSFQAPIPVGVSLTATITVRSKTIDADGKKLVTFDCLLSDPDGAVLVKGSADVMPPERRGDQPGRILPQFLPVAHDQLASLQAQCGALDPLPTAVIYPCDRIALESACEGARLGLIKPVLVGPQDVITAIARENDLDIGAFRLVDARHEKDAANKGVGLASSGEVGAVMKGALHTDELMTAVVRRDSGLRTYRRISHVFVMNVPSYHKPLLITDGVVNISPNADDKAHIIQNAVGLANVLGIETPKVAILSALETVNPKISSTVDAAVLCKMADRGQIRGAILDGPLAFDNAISKEAALTKGIKSEVAGDPDILLAPDLASANMLVKQLSFLAHADAAGIVLGAAVPVILTSRADNLSARLASCALAVLLTNK, encoded by the coding sequence ATGACCGTTCCTCCCTCCGCACTCCAGAAACCAATCACCAAGCTCATTAGTTTGACCTATGATGAGCTGTTGGTCGGTCAGTGTGCCAGTGTAAACCGGATTCTGACGCAGACAGATGTCGACTTGTTTGCGGCAGTGTCTGGCAATATGGATCCGCTTCATTCTCCCTCGGGCTTGCAACAAGCCGGAAACAGCCGCTCTGTCGGTCATGACATGTGGGCCGGAGCGCTCTTTTCGGGCTTGCTCGGCTCCCGACTACCCGGCCCCGGCACGACTTACCGCGCGCAGCATCTGTCCTTTCAGGCGCCAATCCCCGTAGGCGTCAGTCTGACGGCAACCATAACCGTGCGCTCCAAGACAATCGATGCCGACGGCAAGAAGCTGGTCACCTTCGATTGCCTGCTGTCTGATCCGGATGGGGCCGTTCTGGTCAAGGGCAGTGCGGATGTCATGCCGCCGGAAAGACGCGGCGATCAGCCGGGCCGCATATTGCCCCAGTTTCTGCCTGTTGCCCATGATCAGCTCGCTTCATTGCAGGCGCAATGCGGTGCTCTTGATCCCCTGCCAACCGCCGTCATCTATCCCTGTGACCGCATAGCGCTGGAAAGCGCTTGCGAAGGGGCGCGTCTGGGGTTGATCAAGCCAGTGCTTGTTGGCCCGCAAGATGTGATTACGGCGATTGCCAGAGAGAATGATCTCGATATCGGCGCTTTTCGCCTTGTCGATGCCCGCCATGAGAAGGATGCTGCCAACAAGGGGGTCGGGCTGGCCTCTTCTGGCGAGGTGGGGGCCGTGATGAAAGGGGCGCTGCATACGGACGAGCTGATGACGGCCGTTGTCCGCCGCGATAGCGGACTGCGCACCTATCGGCGCATCAGCCATGTATTCGTGATGAATGTGCCGAGCTATCACAAGCCTCTGCTGATCACGGACGGGGTGGTCAATATCTCTCCCAACGCCGATGACAAGGCACATATCATTCAGAATGCCGTTGGCCTTGCCAATGTGCTGGGGATCGAGACTCCGAAAGTGGCCATTCTGTCCGCTTTGGAAACGGTCAATCCCAAAATCAGTTCCACCGTTGATGCGGCAGTGCTCTGCAAGATGGCAGATCGCGGTCAGATCAGGGGTGCAATTCTTGACGGCCCATTGGCCTTCGATAATGCCATTTCGAAGGAAGCAGCGCTGACCAAGGGCATCAAATCAGAGGTTGCTGGTGATCCGGACATTCTTTTGGCTCCCGATCTTGCATCCGCAAATATGCTGGTCAAACAGCTCTCGTTCCTTGCCCATGCAGATGCTGCGGGCATTGTTCTGGGGGCTGCTGTTCCGGTTATCCTGACCAGTCGTGCCGACAATCTGTCTGCGCGCCTTGCTTCATGTGCCCTGGCTGTCTTGTTGACAAACAAATAG
- a CDS encoding TRAP transporter large permease, whose product MSPAAIFSTFFILVLIGSPIAVALGLTGASAAWYAHLPMVIIPTRFFSSLDNFSLLAAPFYIFAGEVMNRGGITETLITFAAKITRFVAGGAAYANILASVLFAGISGTAIADTAALGKIFINGMPKQGYTKEFSAAVTVASSMIGPIIPPSVIMIVYASVAQVSIIKLFVAGIVPGLMLGGACAVIVLITALTKGLPKGEIKAVEKSDKQLVFETALVFSIPLFIVFGTLSGVFTATEAGGIACVYALVLGRFVLKTLSGRNVLECMRASMRTTASLYLVIAGASVLSYILTVTGAISSVRTLTGLFADDPTIFLFFVLGILLIAGFFLEPGVQVLLLAPIFLPISRSLGIDEMQFAMVFLLSGTMSLMTPPVGICLFVAAQIGEISIGRMFKAIIPFLIAQIIAISLLIIWPDLVTFLPNLVN is encoded by the coding sequence ATGAGCCCGGCAGCTATCTTTTCGACTTTCTTCATTCTGGTCTTGATCGGCTCGCCTATCGCCGTTGCCTTGGGGCTGACGGGAGCCTCGGCGGCCTGGTATGCCCATCTGCCGATGGTCATCATTCCGACGCGCTTTTTCAGCTCGCTGGACAATTTCTCGCTTCTGGCCGCGCCCTTCTATATCTTTGCCGGGGAAGTGATGAACCGGGGCGGCATCACCGAAACCCTCATCACCTTTGCCGCCAAGATCACCCGCTTCGTGGCTGGTGGCGCCGCCTATGCCAACATTCTGGCGTCGGTTCTGTTCGCCGGTATATCCGGAACAGCCATTGCCGATACCGCAGCGCTTGGCAAGATCTTCATCAATGGCATGCCCAAGCAGGGCTACACCAAGGAATTCTCTGCCGCGGTTACCGTTGCCAGTTCCATGATCGGGCCGATCATTCCCCCCTCGGTCATCATGATTGTCTATGCTTCGGTGGCGCAGGTTTCGATCATCAAGCTGTTCGTGGCCGGTATCGTGCCCGGCCTGATGCTTGGTGGAGCCTGTGCGGTCATCGTGCTGATCACCGCACTGACCAAAGGCTTGCCAAAAGGCGAGATCAAGGCGGTCGAGAAATCCGACAAGCAACTGGTCTTCGAAACCGCGCTGGTCTTCTCCATTCCGCTCTTTATCGTTTTCGGCACGCTTTCCGGTGTCTTCACCGCAACGGAAGCGGGCGGCATTGCCTGTGTCTATGCTCTGGTTCTGGGCCGCTTTGTGCTCAAGACCCTTTCGGGGCGGAATGTGCTCGAATGCATGCGGGCCTCGATGCGCACGACGGCCAGCCTCTATCTGGTGATCGCCGGAGCCTCTGTGCTGTCCTACATTCTCACGGTGACCGGCGCCATTTCATCGGTCCGCACCCTGACCGGACTATTTGCCGATGACCCGACAATCTTCCTGTTCTTCGTGCTCGGCATTCTGCTGATCGCTGGCTTCTTTCTGGAGCCGGGTGTGCAGGTGCTGCTGCTGGCGCCGATCTTCCTGCCCATTTCCCGCAGTCTCGGCATTGACGAAATGCAGTTCGCGATGGTCTTCCTGCTCTCTGGCACCATGAGCCTGATGACACCCCCGGTCGGCATATGCCTGTTCGTGGCAGCCCAGATAGGCGAGATCAGCATCGGGCGGATGTTCAAGGCGATCATTCCCTTCCTGATCGCCCAGATCATCGCCATTTCCCTTCTCATCATTTGGCCGGATCTCGTTACATTCCTGCCCAACTTGGTCAATTAG
- a CDS encoding malonyl-CoA decarboxylase, giving the protein MAAKSFLSDMLQRIANAGPFLSSKVAMTADQLIPLCKELVGDKGEASGLKNALKILDIYEAATPEERHGFFVKLAGEFGVDHTALSKAVADWKPGDHAAARKLYYAAEPKSQELIRRLNRVPGATARLVNMRADLLGYVKDEPELKSLDHDFQHLFSAWFNRGFLEIERIDWSTSAEILEKIIAYEAVHRIQGWDDLRQRVADRDRRLFAFFHPAMPTDPLIFVEVALTRDIPKSIASILDQEREHIDPRVANAAIFYSISNCQFGLRGISFGNFLIKQVVAELQKEFPSLHTFVTLSPVPGFRRWIRSALETNDPLLKPEERAILEQLGEDKVPPDDFVAPLAARYLLNARSSKGSAYDPVANFHLGNGAMLHKVHANADRSERGRSISWGVMVNYLYDENKIEEHHQAYATDSTVAASSEVKSLANAKFKKVVMPQAKTETA; this is encoded by the coding sequence ATGGCAGCCAAGAGTTTTCTCAGCGACATGCTTCAACGCATTGCCAACGCAGGCCCCTTCCTGTCGTCCAAGGTGGCGATGACTGCGGACCAACTGATCCCGTTGTGCAAGGAACTGGTTGGAGACAAGGGCGAAGCCTCGGGGCTGAAAAACGCGCTCAAGATACTCGACATATATGAAGCTGCGACCCCGGAAGAACGTCACGGCTTTTTCGTGAAACTCGCCGGTGAGTTCGGCGTCGATCATACGGCCCTCTCGAAGGCTGTGGCCGATTGGAAGCCCGGCGATCACGCCGCAGCGCGCAAGCTTTATTATGCTGCCGAACCCAAAAGTCAGGAACTCATTCGCCGCCTCAATCGCGTACCCGGAGCTACGGCGCGTCTGGTGAATATGCGCGCCGATCTGCTCGGCTATGTCAAGGATGAGCCGGAGCTCAAGAGCCTTGATCATGATTTCCAGCACCTCTTCTCCGCCTGGTTCAACCGCGGCTTTCTGGAAATCGAACGGATCGACTGGTCAACCTCGGCTGAAATCCTTGAGAAGATCATTGCCTATGAAGCGGTGCATCGAATTCAGGGCTGGGACGATCTGCGCCAGCGTGTGGCCGACAGGGACCGCCGCCTGTTTGCCTTCTTCCATCCTGCCATGCCGACCGATCCGCTGATCTTCGTTGAAGTGGCACTCACTCGCGATATCCCGAAATCCATCGCCTCCATTCTGGATCAGGAACGCGAGCATATCGATCCGCGCGTCGCCAATGCCGCAATTTTCTACTCCATTTCCAACTGCCAGTTCGGTCTGCGCGGCATTTCCTTTGGCAACTTCCTCATCAAGCAGGTTGTTGCTGAATTGCAGAAGGAATTCCCTTCGCTGCACACCTTCGTGACGCTCTCTCCGGTTCCCGGCTTCCGCCGCTGGATCCGCAGTGCGCTCGAGACCAATGATCCGCTGCTCAAACCTGAAGAGCGGGCCATTCTGGAACAATTGGGCGAGGACAAAGTTCCTCCTGATGATTTTGTCGCGCCGCTTGCCGCGCGCTATTTGCTCAATGCCCGCAGTTCGAAGGGCTCGGCCTATGATCCGGTTGCCAACTTCCATCTTGGTAATGGTGCCATGTTGCACAAGGTTCATGCCAATGCCGATCGTTCCGAACGCGGCCGCAGCATCAGCTGGGGTGTGATGGTGAATTATCTCTATGATGAGAATAAAATCGAGGAACACCATCAGGCATACGCAACGGATAGCACCGTTGCCGCATCCTCAGAGGTCAAGTCTTTGGCAAATGCCAAATTCAAGAAGGTGGTGATGCCGCAAGCCAAAACCGAGACCGCCTGA
- the rbsK gene encoding ribokinase: MSITVFGSVNLDLTVSVEQMPEPGVTSHATGFLKGLGGKGANQAVAATRLAKGPVRFVAAIGADAFGESLRASLSGLGVDTDNLVTMPDKDSGMALIHVDATSQNTITVVGGANMAWSPEGPDASCFEGCKVALFQLETPQQATIAAMRKAKAAGAKVILDPAPIAASGMDALLAEADIITPNETEAAGLAGSKPTNFEEALDVARSLCDRGPEIVIVKLGSKGLAYATKSGECGKVEPFKVKAIDTVAAGDSFNGGLAAALAEGMELEAALRFASAAGALATTKKGASEAVPSRAEVDALISGQ; the protein is encoded by the coding sequence ATGTCAATAACGGTTTTCGGGTCGGTCAATCTCGATCTGACGGTTTCTGTCGAGCAGATGCCCGAGCCCGGCGTCACCAGCCATGCCACCGGTTTCCTCAAGGGGCTGGGGGGCAAGGGGGCCAATCAGGCGGTGGCCGCAACAAGACTGGCCAAGGGGCCGGTCCGGTTTGTTGCAGCCATCGGTGCGGATGCCTTTGGTGAAAGCCTCAGGGCAAGCCTGTCCGGGCTTGGCGTCGATACCGATAACCTCGTCACCATGCCGGACAAGGATTCCGGCATGGCGCTCATCCATGTCGATGCAACATCCCAGAACACGATCACGGTCGTGGGCGGGGCCAATATGGCCTGGTCACCGGAAGGACCGGACGCAAGCTGCTTTGAGGGCTGCAAGGTGGCATTGTTCCAGCTGGAAACGCCACAGCAGGCAACCATCGCTGCCATGCGCAAGGCAAAAGCAGCCGGAGCGAAGGTCATTCTCGATCCCGCTCCGATTGCTGCCTCCGGCATGGATGCGCTTCTGGCCGAGGCGGATATCATCACTCCCAATGAAACCGAGGCCGCTGGCCTTGCCGGTTCCAAGCCGACCAATTTCGAGGAGGCCCTTGATGTGGCGCGCAGCCTGTGTGATCGCGGGCCGGAAATTGTCATTGTCAAGCTCGGCTCCAAGGGCCTTGCCTATGCCACAAAGAGTGGTGAGTGCGGCAAGGTCGAGCCTTTCAAGGTGAAGGCGATCGATACCGTTGCCGCCGGTGACAGCTTCAATGGTGGTCTGGCAGCCGCGCTGGCCGAAGGCATGGAACTGGAAGCGGCCTTGCGTTTTGCCTCTGCGGCCGGGGCTCTGGCGACGACCAAAAAGGGGGCCAGCGAAGCGGTTCCGAGCCGCGCCGAAGTGGATGCATTGATTTCTGGTCAATAG